One window from the genome of Pantoea cypripedii encodes:
- the eno gene encoding phosphopyruvate hydratase, protein MSKIVKVIGREIIDSRGNPTVEAEVHLEGGFVGLAAAPSGASTGSREALELRDGDKSRFLGKGVTKAVAAVNGPIADAVKGKDAKDQANIDKIMIELDGTENKSNFGANAILAVSLAAAKAAAASKGQPLYEHIAELNGTPGKYSMPLPMMNIINGGEHADNNVDIQEFMIQPVGAKTVKEAIRMGSEVFHHLAKVLKSKGMNTAVGDEGGYAPNLGSNAEALAVIAEAVKAAGYELGKDITLAMDCAASEFYKDGKYVLAGEGGKAFTSEEFTHFLEDLTKQYPIVSIEDGLDESDWAGFAYQTKVLGDKIQLVGDDLFVTNTKILKEGIDKGIANSILIKFNQIGSLTETLAAIKMAKDAGYTAVISHRSGETEDATIADLAVGTAAGQIKTGSMSRSDRVAKYNQLIRIEEALGAKAPFNGLKEVKGQA, encoded by the coding sequence ATGTCCAAAATCGTAAAAGTCATCGGTCGCGAAATTATCGACTCCCGTGGCAACCCGACTGTAGAAGCAGAAGTGCATCTGGAAGGTGGTTTCGTTGGTCTGGCTGCTGCGCCGTCAGGTGCGTCAACCGGTTCTCGCGAAGCGCTGGAGCTGCGTGACGGTGACAAATCTCGTTTCCTGGGCAAAGGCGTAACCAAAGCGGTTGCGGCGGTTAACGGTCCGATCGCTGACGCGGTAAAAGGCAAAGATGCCAAAGACCAGGCGAACATCGATAAGATCATGATCGAGCTGGACGGTACTGAGAACAAATCCAACTTCGGTGCAAACGCCATTCTGGCCGTTTCACTGGCTGCGGCGAAAGCTGCTGCTGCTTCTAAAGGTCAGCCGCTGTATGAGCACATCGCTGAACTGAACGGCACCCCGGGCAAATATTCTATGCCGCTGCCAATGATGAACATCATCAACGGTGGTGAACACGCTGACAACAACGTCGACATCCAGGAATTCATGATTCAGCCGGTTGGCGCGAAGACGGTTAAAGAAGCCATCCGTATGGGTTCTGAAGTTTTCCATCACCTGGCGAAAGTGCTGAAAAGCAAAGGCATGAACACTGCGGTGGGTGACGAAGGTGGCTACGCGCCGAACCTGGGTTCTAACGCCGAAGCACTGGCTGTTATCGCTGAAGCGGTAAAAGCAGCAGGCTACGAACTGGGCAAAGACATCACTCTGGCGATGGACTGCGCAGCGTCTGAATTCTACAAAGACGGCAAATACGTGCTGGCGGGTGAAGGCGGTAAAGCGTTCACTTCTGAAGAGTTCACTCACTTCCTGGAAGATCTGACCAAACAGTACCCGATCGTTTCTATCGAAGACGGTCTGGACGAGTCTGACTGGGCGGGCTTCGCTTACCAGACCAAAGTGCTGGGCGACAAAATCCAGCTGGTGGGTGACGACCTGTTCGTAACCAACACCAAGATCCTGAAAGAAGGTATCGATAAAGGCATCGCTAACTCCATCCTGATCAAATTCAACCAGATCGGTTCACTGACCGAAACGCTGGCTGCTATCAAGATGGCGAAAGACGCAGGCTACACCGCGGTGATCTCTCACCGTTCAGGTGAAACCGAAGATGCGACCATCGCTGACCTGGCGGTAGGTACTGCAGCTGGCCAGATCAAAACCGGTTCTATGAGCCGTTCTGACCGCGTTGCTAAGTACAACCAGCTGATTCGTATCGAAGAAGCACTGGGCGCGAAAGCACCTTTCAACGGTCTGAAAGAAGTGAAAGGCCAGGCTTAA
- the pyrG gene encoding glutamine hydrolyzing CTP synthase produces the protein MTTNYIFVTGGVVSSLGKGIAAASLAAILEARGLNVTIMKLDPYINVDPGTMSPTQHGEVFVTDDGAETDLDLGHYERFIRTKMTRRNNFTTGRIYSEVLRKERRGDYLGATIQVIPHITNAIKERIIEGGEGHDVVLVEIGGTVGDIESLPFLEAIRQMAVDVGREHTMYMHLTLVPYMAAAGEVKTKPTQHSVKELLSIGIQPDVLICRSDRAVPANERAKIALFCNVPEKAVISLKDVDSIYKIPGLLKSQGLDDYICKRFNLNAPEANLAEWEQVIYEEANPGGEVTIGMVGKYVELPDAYKSVIEALKHGGLKNRVTVNIKLIDSQDVETRGVELLKDLDAILIPGGFGYRGVEGKLMTAQYARENNVPYLGICLGMQVALMEFARNVAGMAGANSTEFVPDCKYPVVALITEWRDEEGNVEVRSEQSDLGGTMRLGSQQCQLTPESKVRQMYGSDVITERHRHRYEVNNMLLKQIEAAGLRIAGRSGDDQLVEIIEIPNHPWFVACQFHPEFTSTPRDGHPLFAGFVKAAQEYQKRLAK, from the coding sequence ATGACAACGAACTATATTTTTGTGACCGGCGGGGTCGTATCCTCTCTGGGGAAAGGCATTGCCGCAGCCTCCCTCGCAGCCATCCTTGAAGCACGTGGTCTGAATGTGACCATCATGAAACTCGATCCGTACATCAACGTCGATCCGGGTACCATGAGCCCAACTCAGCACGGTGAAGTTTTCGTCACCGACGACGGGGCCGAAACCGATCTGGATTTAGGTCACTACGAGCGCTTCATTCGTACCAAAATGACGCGCCGCAACAACTTTACTACCGGCCGTATCTACTCAGAAGTGCTGCGCAAAGAGCGTCGTGGCGACTATCTGGGTGCTACCATTCAGGTTATCCCGCACATCACCAACGCCATCAAAGAACGCATCATTGAAGGTGGCGAAGGCCACGATGTGGTTCTGGTGGAAATCGGCGGCACCGTGGGGGATATCGAATCCCTGCCGTTCCTCGAAGCGATTCGCCAGATGGCGGTCGATGTGGGCCGTGAACACACCATGTATATGCACCTGACGCTGGTGCCGTACATGGCTGCCGCAGGCGAAGTGAAAACCAAGCCAACGCAACACTCGGTAAAAGAACTGCTGTCCATCGGGATTCAGCCAGATGTGCTGATCTGCCGTTCTGACCGCGCTGTACCGGCCAACGAACGCGCCAAAATTGCGCTGTTCTGTAACGTGCCGGAAAAAGCGGTTATTTCCCTGAAAGACGTTGATTCCATCTACAAAATCCCGGGCCTGCTGAAATCACAGGGTCTGGATGATTACATCTGTAAACGCTTCAATCTGAATGCCCCGGAAGCCAATCTGGCCGAGTGGGAGCAGGTGATTTATGAAGAAGCGAACCCGGGCGGTGAAGTGACCATCGGTATGGTCGGCAAATATGTCGAGCTGCCGGATGCGTACAAATCAGTGATTGAAGCCCTGAAACACGGTGGTCTGAAAAACCGTGTCACCGTCAACATCAAGCTGATCGATTCGCAGGATGTTGAAACCCGTGGTGTCGAATTACTGAAAGATCTGGATGCTATTCTGATTCCGGGTGGCTTTGGCTACCGTGGCGTAGAAGGCAAACTGATGACCGCGCAATACGCGCGTGAAAACAACGTGCCTTACCTCGGCATCTGCCTGGGAATGCAGGTTGCGCTGATGGAATTTGCCCGTAACGTGGCGGGAATGGCTGGCGCCAACTCAACTGAATTTGTGCCAGACTGTAAGTACCCGGTGGTTGCGCTGATCACCGAATGGCGTGACGAAGAAGGCAACGTCGAAGTGCGTAGCGAGCAGAGCGATCTGGGCGGCACCATGCGTCTGGGTAGCCAGCAGTGCCAGCTTACGCCGGAAAGCAAAGTACGCCAGATGTACGGCTCAGACGTGATCACTGAACGTCACCGCCACCGTTATGAAGTAAACAATATGCTGTTGAAGCAGATTGAAGCGGCGGGTCTGCGCATTGCAGGCCGTTCCGGTGACGATCAACTGGTCGAAATCATTGAGATTCCAAACCATCCGTGGTTTGTGGCCTGTCAGTTCCACCCGGAATTCACGTCGACCCCGCGCGATGGTCATCCGCTGTTCGCTGGCTTTGTCAAAGCGGCGCAGGAGTACCAGAAGCGGTTAGCGAAGTAA
- the mazG gene encoding nucleoside triphosphate pyrophosphohydrolase — protein MNALQRLLTIMQTLRDPERGCPWDRQQTFASIAPYTLEETYEVIDAIQREDFDDLRGELGDLLFQVVFYAQMASEQQRFNFEDICNAISDKLERRHPHIFGDAQVDDAQQVIKNWEAIKQNERAEKAQHSALDDIPKALPALMRAHKIQKRCSNVGFDWNSLGPVLDKVHEEIDEVMHEAQQAVIDNDKLEEEIGDLLFATVNLSRHLGSKAEVALQKANDKFERRFRQVEGLIAAQGLLMSDATLEQMEAAWQQVKVSENKE, from the coding sequence ATGAATGCCCTTCAACGCCTGCTCACCATCATGCAAACCCTGCGCGATCCTGAGCGCGGCTGCCCGTGGGATCGGCAGCAAACTTTTGCTTCTATCGCCCCCTATACGCTGGAAGAGACGTATGAAGTGATCGATGCCATCCAGCGCGAAGATTTTGACGATCTGCGCGGCGAGCTGGGCGATCTGCTGTTCCAGGTGGTGTTTTACGCGCAAATGGCCAGTGAGCAGCAGCGTTTCAACTTCGAAGACATCTGCAACGCCATCAGCGACAAACTCGAACGTCGCCACCCGCATATCTTCGGTGATGCACAGGTCGATGATGCACAACAGGTGATTAAAAACTGGGAAGCCATCAAACAAAACGAGCGGGCGGAAAAAGCGCAACATTCGGCACTGGATGACATCCCCAAAGCGCTGCCAGCGTTAATGCGTGCACACAAAATCCAGAAGCGTTGCAGCAATGTCGGTTTCGACTGGAATAGCCTCGGTCCGGTACTGGATAAAGTGCATGAAGAAATTGATGAGGTGATGCACGAAGCGCAGCAGGCGGTGATCGATAACGACAAGCTGGAAGAGGAAATCGGTGATTTACTGTTCGCCACGGTGAATCTTTCACGTCATCTCGGTAGCAAAGCTGAAGTCGCGCTGCAAAAGGCTAACGATAAATTTGAACGCCGTTTTCGCCAGGTGGAAGGGCTGATTGCTGCGCAGGGACTGTTGATGAGCGATGCCACCCTTGAGCAGATGGAAGCAGCCTGGCAGCAGGTTAAAGTCAGTGAGAACAAGGAGTAA
- the relA gene encoding GTP diphosphokinase, whose protein sequence is MVAVRSAHLNTAGEFALDQWIASLGIANPQSCQRLADTWRYCEAQTHDHPEQALLLWRGIEMVEILTMLSMDIDSLRAALIFPLANADVVSEEELEQTVGKGIVSLVHGVRDMDAIRQLKAIHNDSMASEQVDNVRRMLLAMVEDFRCVVIKLAERIAHLREMKDAPEDERVLAAKESTNIYAPLANRLGIGQLKWELEDYCFRYLHPDEYKRIAKLLHERRIDREQYIENFVDNLRKEMQKEGVRAEVYGRPKHIYSIWRKMQKKSLAFDELFDVRAVRIVAERLQDCYGALGTVHTLYRHLPSEFDDYVANPKPNGYQSIHTVVLGPQGKTVEIQIRTRQMHEDAELGVAAHWKYKEGPTSSNARGAAGHEERIAWLRKLITWQEEMADSGEMLEEVRSQVFDDRVYVFTPKGDVVDLPAGSTPLDFAYHIHSDIGHRCIGAKIGGRIVPFTYQLQMGDQVEVITQKQPNPSRDWLNPNLGYITTSRGRSKIHNWFRKQDRDKNIIAGRQILDTELTQLDISLREAEKLLLPRYNVTSLDELLAAIGGGDIRLNQMVNFLQGKLNKPSAEEEDREALRQLTQKSYTPSPRKESGRVVVEGVGNLLHHIARCCQPIPGDDIVGFITQGRGISIHRADCDQLAELISHAPERIVDAVWGESYSSGYSLVVRVTANDRSGLLRDITTILANEKVNVLGVSSRSDTRKQLATIDMDIEIYNQQVLGRVLARLNQVPDIIDARRLH, encoded by the coding sequence ATGGTTGCGGTTAGAAGTGCGCATTTGAATACGGCAGGGGAATTTGCCCTCGACCAGTGGATCGCCAGTTTAGGCATTGCTAACCCGCAATCCTGTCAGCGTCTGGCTGACACCTGGCGCTACTGTGAAGCCCAAACGCACGACCATCCTGAACAGGCTCTGCTGCTGTGGCGCGGTATTGAGATGGTAGAAATCCTCACCATGCTCAGTATGGATATTGACAGCCTGCGTGCCGCGCTGATCTTCCCGCTTGCCAATGCGGATGTGGTCAGCGAAGAGGAGCTGGAGCAGACCGTCGGTAAAGGTATCGTCTCGCTGGTACATGGCGTGCGCGATATGGATGCGATTCGTCAGCTGAAAGCGATCCACAACGATTCGATGGCTTCTGAGCAGGTCGATAACGTGCGTCGCATGTTGCTGGCGATGGTGGAAGATTTCCGCTGCGTGGTCATCAAACTGGCGGAACGTATCGCCCATCTGCGTGAAATGAAGGATGCCCCTGAAGACGAACGCGTGCTGGCGGCCAAAGAGAGCACCAACATCTACGCGCCGCTCGCCAACCGTCTCGGTATCGGTCAGCTCAAATGGGAGCTGGAAGATTATTGTTTCCGCTATCTCCATCCTGATGAATACAAACGTATCGCTAAGCTGCTGCATGAGCGGCGTATCGATCGTGAACAGTACATCGAAAACTTCGTCGATAACCTGCGTAAAGAGATGCAGAAAGAGGGCGTGCGTGCCGAAGTGTATGGCCGCCCGAAACACATCTACAGCATCTGGCGCAAGATGCAGAAAAAATCGCTGGCCTTCGATGAGTTGTTCGATGTGCGTGCGGTGCGCATCGTGGCGGAACGCTTGCAGGATTGTTATGGCGCGCTGGGTACGGTGCATACCCTGTATCGCCACCTGCCGAGTGAGTTCGACGATTACGTTGCCAACCCGAAACCTAACGGTTATCAGTCCATCCATACCGTGGTGCTGGGACCGCAGGGGAAAACGGTTGAAATCCAGATCCGTACCCGCCAGATGCATGAAGATGCTGAGCTGGGCGTGGCGGCGCACTGGAAATACAAAGAAGGCCCCACCAGTAGCAACGCGCGTGGTGCTGCGGGTCACGAGGAGCGCATTGCCTGGCTGCGTAAGCTGATCACCTGGCAGGAAGAGATGGCGGATTCCGGCGAAATGCTGGAAGAGGTGCGCAGCCAGGTGTTTGACGACCGGGTGTATGTGTTTACCCCGAAGGGCGACGTGGTCGATTTACCTGCGGGTTCAACACCGCTCGATTTTGCCTACCATATCCATAGCGATATTGGTCACCGCTGCATTGGTGCCAAAATTGGCGGCCGTATCGTCCCCTTCACCTATCAGTTGCAGATGGGCGACCAGGTTGAGGTCATCACCCAGAAACAGCCGAACCCGAGCCGTGACTGGCTGAACCCGAACCTCGGCTATATCACCACCAGCCGTGGTCGTTCGAAGATCCATAACTGGTTCCGTAAACAGGATCGCGATAAGAATATTATCGCCGGTCGCCAGATTCTGGATACCGAGCTGACTCAGCTGGATATCAGCCTGCGCGAGGCGGAGAAACTGCTGCTGCCGCGCTATAACGTGACGTCGTTGGATGAACTGCTGGCGGCGATTGGTGGCGGTGATATTCGCCTCAACCAGATGGTCAACTTCCTGCAAGGCAAGCTCAATAAACCGAGTGCCGAAGAGGAAGATCGCGAAGCACTGCGTCAGCTGACACAGAAATCCTATACGCCGTCCCCGCGTAAAGAGAGTGGTCGTGTGGTGGTGGAAGGTGTCGGCAACCTGCTGCACCACATCGCCCGTTGCTGCCAGCCGATTCCGGGTGACGATATCGTCGGTTTTATCACTCAGGGACGCGGTATTTCGATTCACCGTGCCGATTGTGACCAGCTGGCAGAGCTGATTTCCCACGCGCCGGAACGTATTGTTGATGCGGTGTGGGGCGAAAGTTATTCCAGCGGTTATTCGCTGGTGGTGCGTGTCACGGCGAACGACCGTAGCGGCCTGCTACGTGATATCACCACCATCCTGGCGAATGAGAAGGTCAACGTGCTCGGCGTCTCCAGCCGCAGCGATACGCGTAAGCAGCTGGCCACCATCGATATGGATATCGAGATTTACAACCAGCAGGTGCTGGGCCGCGTGCTTGCCCGACTGAACCAGGTGCCCGATATTATCGACGCGCGCCGGTTACATTAA